The genomic window TGGATTGATTTTTCAATTTCATTAACTAATTCTTCAACAGAACCTATAATTATTTCTTCTCCGTCATTCTTCCATATAGGAAGAGGAACTCCCCAAAATCTAGATCTGGATAGATTCCAATCATTAATATTCTCTAGCCATTTTCCAAATCTATTTTCTCCTATAGTTTTAGGGTTCCAATGAATGGATTTGTTTAATTCTACCATTCTACGTCTTCTTTTAGAAGTTTTCATAAACCATGAGTCTAACGGATAATACAATAATGGTTTTTCCATTCGCCAACAATGTGGATAGGAATGGGTATAGTTTTCTCTATAGAAAACTCTGTTTTCAGATTTTAATAATTCTGCAATTTTATCATCTACAGATCTCTGATTTAAGAGATTTTTAGAGTATTCTTTTTTAACATATTCTCCTTCAATAGGGAGGTTTTTGATAAACCTCCCTTGTAAATCTACAAGTGGAATTTGTTTTTTACTCTTTTCATCTCTTACTAACATTGAAGGAATTCCGTTCTGTTTAGCTACATAAGAATCTTCTACTCCAAATGTAGGAGCTAAGTGGACAATTACGCTTCCTTCATTTGTGTTGATTAAATCGCTCGGAATAACTTTAAACGCTTTTTCTGCTCCTTTAGAAGGAAGGACCCAAGATAATAATTGTTCGTAACGACTTCCTATAAGACTATATCCTTTGAATTCTTTTAAAATTTTATAAGGGATTTTTTTATCCGTTTTTTTAAATTTTTTGAATTCTTTTTCATTTTTTACCCAAAAAAACTTTTTTGGAAAAAGTTTCCAAATTCTATTTTTGGAAAGTATAAGATTTTCTTTTAGAAAGGTATAAGGATTGTAAGTTGTTACAATAACATAATCTATGTTAGGTCCAATACCAATTGCTGTATTGGAAGGAAGGGTCCAAGCTGTTGTTGTCCAGGCTAAAAAGAAGATGTCACCCAAGATTTTTTTAAAATTTTCCGAAAGACTATTTTTAATAGTTTTAAATTTAACAACTAGTGCAGTATCTGTAATCTCTTTGTAAGATCCAGGTAGACTCAATTCATGAGAACTTAGGGTTGTTCCAGATGTTGGAGAATAAGGTTGTACCGAATATCCTTTGTATAAAAAACCTTTTTTATAAAGTTTCTTTAAAGACCACCAAATACTTTCTATATATTTTGATTCAAAAGTTATATAAGGTTCATTCAAATCTACCCAGTATCCAATTTTTTCAGTAATATTTTTCCAAAATTTAGTATAAAGCATTACAGCTTTTTTACAAGCTTTATTATAACTTTCTATGCTAATTTTTTTACCAATATCCTCCTTAGTAAGACCCAGAGATTTTTCTACGCTAAGTTCAATAGGCAATCCATGTGTATCCCAACCTGCTCTACGTTTAACTTGTTTTCCTTTTAAAGTATGGTATCTACAAAATATGTCTTTAATAGTTCTTGACATTAAATGGTGTATCCCAGGCATACCATTTACAGATGGTGGGCCTTCATAAAAAACATGAAGTTTTTTACCATTTCTAGAGTAAACGCTTTTTTGAAAAATTTGATGATCCTTCCAATATTGATTTATTTCTTCAAAAATCTTTTGAAGATCTAATTTTTTGTAATTTTTAAACATTTTTTTTTAGAATGCATAAAATTGCTATCTATGGAATAATGGGATCTTATCATCATATTGCTGCTATTAAATTTTTTGGGGAAGAGTGTCACTTAATGGAGTGTTCTTCTTTCGAAGAAGTTGTCAAATCAGTTTTTTCTCTTAATCCTAAGAAGGGAATAATGGCGATGGAAAATTCTATCGCTGGTTCTATTTTAACAAATTATGTGATGCTATCCAAATATAAACTTAAAATTATTGGAGAGGTTTTTATTCCTATAAATCAGTGTTTAATTACTTTCTCAGGTCAATCTTTAAAAAATGTTAAGGAATTAATTTCTCACCCAATGGCTCTTCTTCAGAGTAAAAAATACTTTAATCAGTTTACAAATATTAAAGTACTTGAATGTACTGATACTTCAGAAGGAATTCGATATATTGCTAAAAATAAAATGAAAAATCTAGCAGCTATAGCCACAGAAATTGCTTCTATCATTTATGGTTTGAATATTCTAGAAAAGAATATTCAAGATCATTCTTATAATTTTACGCGTTTTTTTATCGTAAGTTCTTCAAAAGATTCTTCTAAAAATTTTTCTGATAGAGCTTCTATTAAATTACGAATAGATTCTAAAATTGCCACTATTTCTAGGTTGCTTCGTATATTTTCAAAAAATTGGAATATAACAAGTATTCAGTCAATTACTTTCTTTGAAAAAACTTGGGAAAATATTTTTTTTATGGATTTTTCTTTCGAAGAATATGGTCATTTTAAGAAAATGATGGATCTTCTTTCTAAAGAAACCTTTGATATTTTCATATTTGGAGAATATAAAAATGGGTGGAAAATAATTTAATTTTCTCTAAAAGAAAATCCTCTATTACTAGAAAATATTGCGTTTTTAATAAGAAAATTTCCAAAATTCTTTATTTTTATAAATGAAAATGAATTCAACTGTGTTGAAATCATTAAAAATGATGAAAAAGCTTAATGACATAGAGCAGTCTTGGATAAAGAAATTCAACACCCCCTTAATTATTTCAGGCCCATGTAGTGCAGAAAGTGAAGAGCAAGTGCTAGAGACAGCCCAAAGGCTTGATAAATCTTATGTTCAAATCTTTAGAGCTGGTATTTGGAAACCTAGAACGAGACCTAATTCTTTTGAGGGAATTGGAGAAAAAGGCTTTTATTGGCTTAAAAAGGTTAAAGATAAAACTGGGCTAAAGATAGCCATTGAAGTAGCTTCAGCTGAACACGTAAAAATATCCCTCAAACATAATGTTGTTGATGTATTTTGGATAGGAGCTAGAAGTACTGTGAATCCTTTTTCTGTACAAGAAATAGCAAATGCTCTTGAAGGATCCGATAAAATTGTTTTGGTAAAAAATCCAATTAATCCTAGTCTTGATTTGTGGATAGGTGCCTTGGAACGTTTTTTAAGTAAAGGTGTTGAAAATTTAGGTGTGATTCATAGGGGGTTCTCTTCTGAGAATCTAATACCATTTAGAAATCAGCCTAATTGGAAAATGGTATTAGATTTTAAAAATCTTTATCCCCATATTCCTGTACTTTGTGATCCTTCTCATATTTGTGGTAATAGGGAAAAAATTTATGATATAGTAAAGCAAGCATTTAACCTTGAGTATAATGGTCTTATAGTGGAAACTCATTGTTCTCCTAACAAAGCTTGGAGCGATTCTCAACAACAAATAACTCCTGAAAAATTTTCAGAAATTCTAAAAAAAATCAATCCATCTAAGGATATTCTAGAAAAACTTAGAATTCAGATTGATGAAATAGATCAGAAATTTATTTTTCTCTTGAATGAGAGATTGAAACTCTCTAAGGAGATTGGTTATGTAAAAAACAAATATGATAAATCTGTTATTCAGATAAATCGCTGGAAAGAAATTTTGCTAAAAAACAAAAAACTGTCGAAATATTTCGGAATTTCAGAAGAATTCATAGAAAAAATATTAAATCTCTTACATAAAGAATCTATAAATATTCAAGAACAATTCTAATAATGCTCTTTATTATCTTGTATGTCAACAAAAGGAGCTACTGACATCTAATTTTTAACAAAAAGAACTTGACCTATATAGTATAATTTATTTTCGAACCAATAAGCCTGGTGGTAAGGGTGTAACTTCTTTGTTATTGGATCAATCGTTAGTTGAGTAGCTTTAGATTTATGATGAGTCCTCCTCTTTCGTTTTCTAGATTTAGATTGTCTCTTTTTAGGATGTGCCATATTTTTAATATTAAAAAGAAAAAAAAAATTAATGACTCTAGATGAGATTATTTTTCATTTTCTTAAAAAAGAAGAAGATAGACAAGTTAGAGGACTTGAGCTTATCGCTTCGGAAAATTACGTAAGTACGAATGTACTAAAAGCTATGGGGTCAATTTTGACAAACAAATACGCTGAAGGAGGTAAAAGATATTATGGGGTATGTGAAATTGTAGATAAAATAGAAAGGATAGCTATTGATCGAGCTAAAAAACTGTTTCATGCTGAATATGTAAATGTTAAACCTCATTCAGGATCTCAGGCAAATGCAGCGGTTTACATGGCCTGCTTAAACCCAGGAGATAAAATCCTTGGGTTTGATTTAACACATGGAGGCCATCTTCCACATGGTTCTTATGGAAGTTTTTCTGGAAAAATTTATCGATCTTTATTTTATGGTTTAAAAAAAGAAAGTGGATTGATTAACTATGAACAAGTAGAAAATTTAGTGGAAAAAGAAAAAAAAATTAAATTGATTATATGTGGGGCTTCTTCTTATTCTAGGGATATTGACTATTCCATCTTTAGAAAGACCGCAGATAGAATTGGAGCTATTCTGATGGCAGATATATCGCATACAGCTGGATTAATTGCTAAAGGATTCCTAAACAATCCTTTTCCCCATTGTCATATAGTAACTTCTACTACGAATAAAACTCTTCGAGGGCCAATAGGAGGAATGATACTTTTGGGAAAAGATTTTTCTAAACTCGGAAAATCAAAAAAAATATCCCAACTTATTAGAAATGCTGTATTTACAGGATTTAAAGGGGGAGAAAATGTTATTGCCGCAAAAGCTGTTTCTTTTAGAGAAGCTTTAACAGAGTCGTTTGAGCGTTACGTTAAGCAAGTTGTAAAAAATGCTAAAAAATTAGCAAAATCCTTTGTTTCCCTAGGTTATAAAATTATCTCAAATGGAACGGAAAATCATTGTATGCTACTTGATTTAAGTAATAAAAATATCACAGGGATAGAAGCAGAACAACTTTTGGCAACTGCCGATATTACAGTTAACAAAAATATGATTCCTTTTGATAACCAGTCTCCTTTTGTTCCTTCAGGAATTAGGATAGGAACATCTGCTATTAGCACTAGAGGGCTAAAAGATAATGACATGGAAGAAATAGCTAATTGGATCGATGAAGTTTTACGCTGGAAAAACGATTCATTAAAAATTGATATAATTAAAAAGGAAATTAACAATAAAATGAGATATTATCCCTTATTTAAAGGATAGATCTCGCATTTAGTTTTTATAAATTTAATAAAATTAAATAAATATGATGCTAACTGAAGAAACTGAATTCATACCATTAATTGTACAGGAGGAAGAGGATACTTTTCCAAGGGAAGAAATCCCAGATCAATTATGCATTCTCCCTATTAGGAATATAGTTTTGTTTCCTGGAGTAGGAGCTCCTATTACAGCTGGCAGAAATATGTCTTTGCAACTGTTGCAAGATTCCTATAACTCGAATAATAAAATTATAGGGGTTCTTACCCAAAAAGATTTTAGGGTAGAAAATCCTTCTGAAAAAGATCTTTACACAATAGGTACTGTAGCTAAGATTCT from Blattabacteriaceae bacterium includes these protein-coding regions:
- a CDS encoding prephenate dehydratase domain-containing protein; amino-acid sequence: MHKIAIYGIMGSYHHIAAIKFFGEECHLMECSSFEEVVKSVFSLNPKKGIMAMENSIAGSILTNYVMLSKYKLKIIGEVFIPINQCLITFSGQSLKNVKELISHPMALLQSKKYFNQFTNIKVLECTDTSEGIRYIAKNKMKNLAAIATEIASIIYGLNILEKNIQDHSYNFTRFFIVSSSKDSSKNFSDRASIKLRIDSKIATISRLLRIFSKNWNITSIQSITFFEKTWENIFFMDFSFEEYGHFKKMMDLLSKETFDIFIFGEYKNGWKII
- a CDS encoding bifunctional 3-deoxy-7-phosphoheptulonate synthase/chorismate mutase type II translates to MNSTVLKSLKMMKKLNDIEQSWIKKFNTPLIISGPCSAESEEQVLETAQRLDKSYVQIFRAGIWKPRTRPNSFEGIGEKGFYWLKKVKDKTGLKIAIEVASAEHVKISLKHNVVDVFWIGARSTVNPFSVQEIANALEGSDKIVLVKNPINPSLDLWIGALERFLSKGVENLGVIHRGFSSENLIPFRNQPNWKMVLDFKNLYPHIPVLCDPSHICGNREKIYDIVKQAFNLEYNGLIVETHCSPNKAWSDSQQQITPEKFSEILKKINPSKDILEKLRIQIDEIDQKFIFLLNERLKLSKEIGYVKNKYDKSVIQINRWKEILLKNKKLSKYFGISEEFIEKILNLLHKESINIQEQF
- the rpmF gene encoding 50S ribosomal protein L32, with amino-acid sequence MAHPKKRQSKSRKRKRRTHHKSKATQLTIDPITKKLHPYHQAYWFENKLYYIGQVLFVKN
- the glyA gene encoding serine hydroxymethyltransferase, with product MTLDEIIFHFLKKEEDRQVRGLELIASENYVSTNVLKAMGSILTNKYAEGGKRYYGVCEIVDKIERIAIDRAKKLFHAEYVNVKPHSGSQANAAVYMACLNPGDKILGFDLTHGGHLPHGSYGSFSGKIYRSLFYGLKKESGLINYEQVENLVEKEKKIKLIICGASSYSRDIDYSIFRKTADRIGAILMADISHTAGLIAKGFLNNPFPHCHIVTSTTNKTLRGPIGGMILLGKDFSKLGKSKKISQLIRNAVFTGFKGGENVIAAKAVSFREALTESFERYVKQVVKNAKKLAKSFVSLGYKIISNGTENHCMLLDLSNKNITGIEAEQLLATADITVNKNMIPFDNQSPFVPSGIRIGTSAISTRGLKDNDMEEIANWIDEVLRWKNDSLKIDIIKKEINNKMRYYPLFKG